Proteins from one Antennarius striatus isolate MH-2024 chromosome 12, ASM4005453v1, whole genome shotgun sequence genomic window:
- the LOC137605180 gene encoding ADP-ribosylation factor-like protein 6 isoform X2 — MGLLDKLSGWLGLKKKEVNVLCLGLDNSGKTTIINQLKPSNTQTQEIVPTIGFNIEKFKSSSLSFTVFDMSGQSRYRNLWEHYYKESHAIIFVIDSNDKLRTVVIKEELDILLNHKDIHNRKIPILFFANKMDLQDAMPSTEVSQILCLETITDKPWHICASNAIKGEGLKEGLDWLQDRIKIMNT; from the exons ATGGGGTTGTTAGATAAACTGTCTGGATGGCTCGGTCTGAAGAAGAAAGAGGTCAATGTTTTGTGTTTGGGACTGGACAACAGTGGTAAAACTACCATCATCAACCAGCTTAAACCTTCTAAT acacagacacaagaAATAGTCCCAACAATTGGCTTCAACATTGAAAAATTCAAGAGCTCAAG CCTGTCTTTCACAGTCTTTGATATGTCTGGACAGAGCAGATATAGAAACCTATGGGAGCATTATTACAA AGAAAGCCATGCCATCATATTTGTCATTGACAGCAATGATAAACTGAGGACCGTTGTCATCAAAGAGGAACTAGACATTCTTCTCAATCACAAAG ATATACACAACAGAAAGATACCAATACTATTCTTTGCTAACAAGATGGATCTCCAGGACGCCATGCCTTCTACCGAAGTATCTCAGATATTGTGCTTGGAGACCATCACAGACAAACCCTGGCACATCTG CGCCAGCAATGCCATCAAAGGAGAGGGCCTAAAGGAGGGGTTGGACTGGCTACAAG ATCGTATCAAAATAATGAACACGTAA
- the LOC137605180 gene encoding ADP-ribosylation factor-like protein 6 isoform X1 — protein MGLLDKLSGWLGLKKKEVNVLCLGLDNSGKTTIINQLKPSNYSNRLGPFSADWKHVSQTQTQEIVPTIGFNIEKFKSSSLSFTVFDMSGQSRYRNLWEHYYKESHAIIFVIDSNDKLRTVVIKEELDILLNHKDIHNRKIPILFFANKMDLQDAMPSTEVSQILCLETITDKPWHICASNAIKGEGLKEGLDWLQDRIKIMNT, from the exons ATGGGGTTGTTAGATAAACTGTCTGGATGGCTCGGTCTGAAGAAGAAAGAGGTCAATGTTTTGTGTTTGGGACTGGACAACAGTGGTAAAACTACCATCATCAACCAGCTTAAACCTTCTAAT TATTCAAATCGTTTAGGCCCATTTTCAGCAGACTGGAAACATGTTAGTCAG acacagacacaagaAATAGTCCCAACAATTGGCTTCAACATTGAAAAATTCAAGAGCTCAAG CCTGTCTTTCACAGTCTTTGATATGTCTGGACAGAGCAGATATAGAAACCTATGGGAGCATTATTACAA AGAAAGCCATGCCATCATATTTGTCATTGACAGCAATGATAAACTGAGGACCGTTGTCATCAAAGAGGAACTAGACATTCTTCTCAATCACAAAG ATATACACAACAGAAAGATACCAATACTATTCTTTGCTAACAAGATGGATCTCCAGGACGCCATGCCTTCTACCGAAGTATCTCAGATATTGTGCTTGGAGACCATCACAGACAAACCCTGGCACATCTG CGCCAGCAATGCCATCAAAGGAGAGGGCCTAAAGGAGGGGTTGGACTGGCTACAAG ATCGTATCAAAATAATGAACACGTAA
- the LOC137604564 gene encoding F-box only protein 47-like, which yields MATKTSRRRKRTFKCKSKPRNKTLSRSHPARSPRSQCTVTGNLLERLPLEVVEMVLDKLSVVEISVFSMVSKETTRYIMDYISTIAWKKKVLGSFHPPSCLGEESTIEHYRDLGLLFKRCTLLLPTKQRLNFVFSKFSKIPCFMINQCLAESCCGFATFGVFLQTLIAGWDEMECHRVFSFLCDHTNLPQRVEAVITGKPGMKWYLELQVRLFCRQVLLDPWPNEQERQFWLTLLLKPWPMVCQAHLLFILYGPLLSDGTVGWLDVVERGVPCNALWDLSRAILLLVGKIDVNDQANHSMLAILEELIVIPHPWHLENVARLMVLCGSNFCCTVICNRAINSRLPEISRLMMYIILVCEKDGFHMSWAVKLVEQACTLFNTGPEKYHFIQELENMFSVVIREIFGLSVADQFEDRETFQNLCVVLSSIANFHTRFLHMHLQ from the exons ATGGCAACGAAAACGTccaggagaaggaagaggacaTTCAAATGCAAGTCCAAGCCACGCAATAAGACTCTCAGTCGGTCGCATCCAGCTCGGTCCCCCCGCAGCCAGTGCACCGTCACCGGTAACCTGTTGGAGAGGCTCCcgctggaggtggtggagatGGTCCTGGATAAACTCTCTG tggtGGAAATCAGTGTCTTCAGCATGGTGTCCAAGGAAACCACCAGATACATCATGGACTACATCTCCACCATCGCCTGGAAGAAAAAAGTCCTTGGAAGCTTTCACCCGCCCTCCTGCCTTGGAGAGGAATCCACTATTGAACACTACAGAGACCTGG GTTTGTTGTTCAAGAGATGTACCCTGTTACTACCAACAAAGCAAAGGTTAAACTTTGTCTTCAGCAAGTTTTCAAAG ATCCCCTGCTTCATGATAAACCAGTGTCTGGCAGAAAGTTGTTGTGGCTTTGCCACCTTTGGAGTCTTCCTCCAG ACACTGATTGCAGGTTGGGATGAGATGGAATGCCACAGAGTGTTCAGCTTCCTGTGTGACCACACAAACCTGCCACAAAGAGTTGAGGCAGTTATTACTGGAAAGCCAG GAATGAAGTGGTACCTGGAACTGCAGGTCCGTCTCTTCTGCCGTCAGGTTCTGTTGGACCCATGGCCAAACGAGCAGGAGAGGCAGTTTTGGCTAACACTACTCCTTAAGCCGTGGCCCATGGTCTGCCAGGCACACTTACTGTTCATCCTCTACGGACCTTTACTTTCTGATG GCACCGTCGGTTGGCTGGATGTGGTGGAAAGGGGTGTGCCTTGCAATGCTCTGTGGGACCTGTCCAGGGCCATCCTTCTGCTTGTTGGTAAAATTGATGTCAATGACCAGGCCAACCATTCAATGCTGGCAATCCTGGAGGAACTCATTG TCATTCCTCATCCATGGCATTTGGAGAATGTGGCTCGTCTCATGGTGCTGTGTGGCAGTAATTTCTGCTGTACCGTTATATGCAACAGAGCCATCAATAGCCGACTCCCGGAGATCTCCAGACTCATGATGTACATCATACTG GTATGTGAGAAGGATGGGTTCCACATGTCCTGGGCGGTGAAGTTGGTGGAACAGGCCTGCACGCTGTTCAACACAGGTCCTGAAAAGTATCACTTCATCCAGGAGCTGGAGAACATGTTTTCAGTGGTCATCAGGGAGATTTTTGGGTTGTCTGTAGCAG ACCAGTTTGAAGACAGGGAGACGTTCCAGAACTTGTGTGTCGTCCTGAGCTCCATTGCTAACTTCCATACTAGATTCCTCCACATGCACCTTCAATAG
- the LOC137605127 gene encoding claudin-14-like, with translation MASMAVQLLGFFLGLLGFVGTLVATLLPHWRTTAYIGSNIITATGYMKGLWMECVWHSTGIYQCELYRSLLSLPQDLQAARALMVLSCITSIMASLVSVMGMKCTRFARDSLIKFPLVLSGAICFVCAGLLCLVTVSWTTNDVIMDFYDLFLPSGMKYEIGLAVYLGYASACLSLTGGLVLCWSSCSERSRTPLHMQRNQPLSPPPAFNQLYPPAPLYKPPGALKDNHASSFCSHSNSGYMLNNYV, from the exons ATGGCCAGCATGGCGGTTCAACTCCTCGGCTTCTTCTTGGGGCTGCTAGGGTTTGTTGGAACTCTAGTTGCAACTCTGCTCCCCCACTGGCGCACCACAGCCTATATAGGCTCCAACATCATCACAGCCACAGGTTACATGAAAGGCCTgtggatggagtgtgtgtggcaCAGCACTGGCATTTACCAGTGCGAGCTTTACAGATCACTGCTTTCACTGCCGCAAGATTTGCAG GCTGCCCGGGCTCTCATGGTGCTCTCCTGCATCACGTCAATCATGGCATCTCTGGTGTCTGTCATGGGGATGAAATGTACTCGCTTTGCCCGAGATTCATTGATCaagtttccactggttttaagCGGAGcaatttgttttgtctgtgctgGCCTTCTCTGCCTGGTCACTGTGTCCTGGACCaccaatgatgtcatcatggatttttacgACCTCTTCCTCCCCAGCGGGATGAAATATGAAATTGGTCTTGCTGTGTATCTTGGTTACGCCTCGGCCTGCCTAAGCCTGACAGGAGGATTGGTGCTGTGCTGGAGCAGCTGTAGTGAAAGGTCACGTACCCCCCTCCATATGCAGAGGAATCAACCATTGTCACCTCCCCCTGCATTCAACCAGCTTTACCCTCCTGCTCCGCTCTACAAGCCCCCTGGGGCCCTGAAGGACAATCATGCTTCTTCCTTTTGTTCCCATTCCAACAGCGGCTATATGCTCAATAATTATGTCTAA
- the LOC137604999 gene encoding high-affinity choline transporter 1-like, whose translation MAIHAEGIVAIVIFYLLILFVGIWAAWKNKNSGNGDRSESIMVGGRDIGLFVGGFTMTATWVGGGYINGTAEYVYLPDYGLAWAQAPFGYALSLVVGGLFFAKRMRSRGYVTMLDPFQQLYGKRMGGLLFIPALMGEIFWSAAILSALGATLSVIVDININMSVVISALIAIFYTLVGGLYSVAYTDVVQLFCIFVGLWVSVPFAMSNPAVSDISVSAKEAIYQSPWLGKIESEDRWLWADNFCLLMLGGIPWQVYFQRVLSASSATYAQVLSFLAAFGCLIMAIPPVLIGAIGASTDWNQTTYGSLAPKDKDESDMILPIVLQHLCPPYVSFFGLGAVSAAVMSSADSSILSASSMFARNIYQLAFRQSASDNEIVWVMRITIFVFGALATAMALLTGSVYGLWYLSSDLVYVIIFPQLLSVLFIKGTNTYGSVAAYVVGLLLRIGGGEPYLKLPPFIFYPGWVTQERIHHLTGDVEYFVQQRFPFKSVSMVASFLANMAVSYLTKYLFESGMLSHKYDFLDAVVSKHSKEIMDKATLVSNQDSITLSEIAPVKQVLSASLAGTFSNAEVLSDDGASSPESFHIED comes from the exons ATGGCTATCCACGCCGAGGGTATTGTGGCCATCGTGATCTTTTACTTGCTTATTCTATTCGTGGGGATCTGGGCAGCGTGGAAGAACAAGAACTCTGGCAATGGAGACCGGAGCGAGAGCATCATGGTCGGTGGAAGGGACATCGGGTTGTTTGTAGGTGGATTCACTATGACCG CTACATGGGTGGGCGGGGGCTACATCAATGGAACAGCAGAGTACGTCTACCTACCAGACTATGGCCTGGCTTGGGCACAGGCCCCTTTTGGATACGCTCTCAGCCTGGTAGTAG GAGGCCTCTTCTTTGCTAAGCGCATGCGTTCACGTGGATACGTCACCATGCTGGATCCCTTCCAGCAACTGTATGGGAAAAGGATGGGCGGACTCCTGTTCATCCCCGCACTGATGGGGGAAATCTTTTGGTCTGCAGCCATTTTATCTGCTCTAG GTGCCACTCTGAGTGTGATTGTGGACATAAACATCAACATGTCTGTGGTAATCTCAGCCTTGATAGCCATCTTTTACACACTTGTTGGGGGGCTCTACTCCGTGGCATACACAGATGTGGTCCAACTCTTCTGTATCTTTGTGGGTTTG TGGGTCAGTGTGCCTTTTGCCATGTCCAATCCTGCCGTGTCTGACATCAGTGTTTCAGCCAAGGAAGCGATCTACCAGTCACCTTGGCTGGGGAAGATTGAGTCTGAAGACCGATGGCTCTGGGCAGACAACTTCTGCTTGCTG ATGTTGGGGGGGATTCCCTGGCAGGTCTATTTTCAACGGGTTCTTTCTGCCTCTTCAGCTACCTATGCCCAGGTCCTTTCCTTCCTCGCCGCCTTCGGTTGCCTGATCATGGCCATTCCGCCTGTCCTCATAGGAGCTATAGGGGCCTCCACtg ACTGGAATCAGACTACTTATGGATCACTCGCTCCGAAGGATAAGGATGAATCAGACATGATTCTTCCCATTGTGCTTCAGCACCTCTGCCCTCCCTATGTCTCCTTCTTTGGTCTGGGAGCAGTGTCGGCTGCAGTCATGTCTTCAGCAGATTCCTCCATTCTCTCAGCCAGTTCCATGTTTGCCAGGAACATTTATCAGCTCGCCTTTCGCCAATCG GCATCAGATAATGAGATTGTTTGGGTGATGCGCATCACCATCTTTGTTTTTGGAGCTCTCGCCACTGCGATGGCATTGTTAACAGGATCAGTGTACGGCCTGTGGTACCTGAGTTCTGATTTGGTCTATGTCATCATCTTTCCCCAACTTCTCAGCGTGTTGTTCATCAAGGGCACCAACACGTACGGCTCTGTGGCTGCCTATGTTGTTGGTCTTTTGTTACGTATTGGTGGAGGGGAGCCCTACCTCAAACTTCCTCCCTTCATTTTTTACCCAGGGTGGGTGACCCAGGAGAGAATCCACCACCTCACTGGAGATGTGGAGTACTTTGTCCAGCAGAGGTTTCCTTTCAAGTCTGTGTCTATGGTGGCATCCTTTTTAGCAAACATGGCCGTATCTTACCTGACAAAGTATTTATTTGAAAGTGGCATGTTGTCACACAAGTATGACTTCTTGGATGCAGTGGTATCCAAACACAGCAAGGAGATAATGGACAAAGCAACGCTGGTGAGCAACCAAGATAGCATCACCCTTTCGGAGATTGCCCCCGTAAAGCAGGTCCTAAGTGCATCACTAGCTGGGACATTCAGCAATGCTGAGGTCCTCAGTGATGATGGGGCTTCTAGTCCTGAGTCTTTCCACATTGAAGACTAG